The window AGCGGCGCGACCCGGCTGAAATCGTCACGAGCGATTTTGCCGGCCCGCTCGCCTTGCACAGCCAGCGCGACTTCGTGCGCAAGGTATTGGCCAGCGAGGTCGACCTGCGGACCGACGGCACCCGCTTTGTCGGCAAGGAGTTCGAAAGCCCGCTCTCGCTCAACTACCGCAGCATGGTCAACGCCGATGGTTCACCGAGCGACATGGTCGCCGCCGGGTATATCTGGCGCCCGGGAACCGAGCTCACTCGCAGAGGCATGCTGGCCGCCGCCGGCGTCGCCGCGCCTTGAGCGTATTTGGGAAGAGGAGACAAGCCATGAGTAATATACAGACCGAAATACAGACTGAACACGTAGGAATGAACCGCACGGGTATCCAGATGTCGCCCATCGACAGCAAGGCCATGCAGGATATTGAGCCGGCTCTGATGGACAGCGATGGCGTCGACGAAATGGCGCTGGCCGAGCTACGCAGCGAGTACATCGCCAATGCGGATGCGCTGGGATCGGTGCCCCTGCCCGGCACCATCACCGGTGCGGTGACGATGGGGGTGTCGATGCTCAAAGGCGAGAGTCCGCAAATCCTGCTCGACAAGCTGGGCGAACGGCTGGCCTACGAGCGCACCGGAACGCGTTTGTACGATGCGCTGATTACCAAGTGCGAGGTGATGCTGGCAGGTGAAATCAGCATGACAATCGAAGACCTGGAGCAGATACGCGCCGACGAAGCGCGCCATTTCCTGATGCTGGCCGATGCGATCGAATCGCTGGGGGGCGATCCGACGTCGCAAACGCCCAGTGCCGATCTGGTGGGGGTGGAGTCGCTCGGGCTGGTGCAGGTATTGAACGACCCGCGTACCAGCATTGCACAGTCGCTGCACGCCATCGTAACAGCAGAGCTAAGCGACAAGGCAGGCTGGGAAACCCTGGTAGCGCTGGCGGACGAGCACGAATTATCGGACATGGTCGACCGTTTTACACAGGCGCTGAACGAAGAACGCGAGCATCTGGCGCTGACCCAAACGTGGTATGAAGAGGCTATCGGGCTGACTTACGGGGATGTGGAGGTCGACGAACTGCCGGCGCAGTCGCAGTCACAGTTGCAGTCGCCGCCGCCTCCTTAATACAGCGGACCAACGACGGGGCGCTTGCGGATTTTCGCGGTGACTGGTGCGCCAGATGCGACTGCTGTGACCGGTGCGCGCCCCTGCGGCCGACGCAACCGGCGCGACCAATGCAAGCGGTTCAAACGGCACGATCATTGGGCACATTCTGGCCGTAGCGCATGGGTGCGCTACGGCGGCTGGGTGCGCTGTGCCGGTCGCGTTCGTTGCGGCGGTTGCGTTCGCTGCCGCGGTCGCCAGCGCTGTCGACGGCAGCGTTACACGTGCTTACCCCCCGGCCGGTACCTTGACGACCCGGTTATTCACGCCTGAAATGTTCTTTTTGGGTTCGGCGGTGGATTGCCAGCGGACGCTGTTATTCACGCCTTCCACGGTCAGGGGCGCTTTCGGGGCCAGTTGAATCGTGACGGAATTGCCCGAGCCGGACACTTCCAGCGCGGAGCACACGCCCGAGAACGTAATCACGTTGTCGGTTCCTTCGATGACCGCGCGGCGGCCATCGCACGGGAATGCACGTTGATGCCCATTGCCGCTGACTTGAACCTTGTCCTTGCCCGACGCAACGGCGCCAACACTGTCTTCGTCAGCAACCGCGGCGCCAGCTGCACCAAAGGCGGCAACGGCCGCCATACCTAATGTAATCAGGACACGTAATGACATCACAACCCTTTCAAGAAATCGTTGTCGGAATTATATTACCACAATGTGGATTTGACAACTTTCATGCTTCACCGACGGGCATGACCGTTACCCATGTACGAATCCGCTTTCGCTGCGCCGAGCAATCTATCGTTTCACCGGCAGCTTGACGACCTGGTTATTTGCCCCACTCAGGTCCTGGGCCGGCTCGCCCGTGGAGCGCCAACGCACCTTATGGTCGGCACCGGCTACCGTCAGGGAACCCTGCGGCGCAAGTTGCACGGTAACGCTGTTATTCCCGCCCGAAACGTCGAGGCTCGCACACACACCTGTAAAAGTGATAACGTGGTCGGACCCTTCAACCACCGCCTTGCGCCCATTGCATGGGAACGTACGCTGATGGCCGTTGCCACTGACTTCGATGGCTTCCCTGGTCACGGAAATGGCGCCGACTCCCTTTTCCTGCGCCATGGCGGCGCTGTGCAGGCTCACTCCGGCAGCGAAGACAACGCCAACGGCGCGCACAAAACTGGTATTGAACAACATCGATGCCCCCTTATCGAGAAAAAATGTTATCTAAATTTTAGCATTACATTCAAACCAAGCGCACTCATCCGATGGCGCAGCGAGCGTCCCCCGCTTGCTGGCTGATGACACAGATGTGCTCAGGCGCCCGTTTTATCCCTGGCCGTGATGCAATCCTTGGCCCGCTCGCCGCCATTCGCCGACGCGCCAGGATTTTCGGTCGTGCCGTTTTGTCCTACAATGCTGGATGACCCAAATTTCGCTTGTCCTGCCGTTCGCCTTGCCCCCTCCCGAGCTCGCCCCCGATTTAATCCGCGCATTGCAGGCGCCCGCGCTGGCTGCGCTCATCAGCCGCACCACGTCCCGCCAGCAACTGCCGGTCGATGAGGACCTGCGCGCCCTGCCCCATGAAGCCTGGCTGGCACGCGCGCTGGCGGCGTCCGGCGACGGCAAACCGGCATTTGCCAGCACTGTCATGAACGGCTACGGCCTGGCGCCGGCGGAAGGCACCTGGTTCATCGTCCACCCGGCCCACACCCAGATCGCCCGCAGCCATTTGCTGATAGCCGACATGCGCCGCCTGCAGTTGTCCGAGGCGCACGGACGCGTCCTGTTCGACATCGCCAAGCCTTACTTCGACGAATCCGGAATGACGCTGCTGTACGGCGACGCCGGCACCTGGTTCATGCGCGCCGACGACTGGGCCGACCTGGAGACATCGACACCCGATTCGGCCGTCGGCCTGAACCTGACCGACTGGATGCCCAAGGGCCCGCCGGCGCGCGCGTTCCGCAAGCTGCAAAACGAAGTGCAGATGCTGTGGTTCGAGCATCCCGTCAACACCGAACGCGAAGCGCGCGGCCTGGCGGCGATCAACTCCTTCTGGCCATGGGGCGCCTCCCCGGCCGGCGCCAAGGTCGACGCCTCCGCGCTGGCCACCAGTGAAGCCCCGCAGTGGATGACGGCGCTGACCGGGCATCCGCAGGCCGCGGCCATCACATCGATCGACGCAATGGCCGGGAAATCGATCCTGATCTGCGACGCCTTGAGCGAGGCGGCCATGGCCACCGACTGGGCAGGCTGGCTGCAGCACATGCACCGCCTGGAGCAGTCCACCTTCGCCCCTGCGCTGGCCGCGCTCAAGGACGGCCGCGTCAAGCAGATGCAACTGGTCCTGAACCACCGCACCCGCCAGACCGCTTTTACCACCACCCGCTTTTCGCAACGCGCCTTCTGGCGCCGCCCGACCTTAGACAGACTGCTGCCATGACCCGTATCACCACTCGCCCCTGCTCTTTCCGTACGTCCGAAATGCTGCGCCAGACCGGCGTGCATCCCGTGCTCGCGCGCCTGTACGCCGCGCGCGGCCTGACCGACGCGCGCGAATTATCGAGTGAGCTGGGCAGCCTGATGGCGCCCGCCGGCCTGCTGCACATCGACGCCGCCGCCGTGTTCCTGGCCGACGCCATCAAGGCCGCCAAAAAAATGACCATCGTGGCCGACTACGATTGCGACGGCGCCACCGCCTGCGCCGTCGCCCTGCGCGGCCTGCGCGCGATGGGTGCCACGGTCGACTACATCGTCCCCAACCGCTTCGAGTACGGCTACGGCCTCACGCCCGAAATCGTGGAACTGACCGCGCGCGAAAAGGCGCCGGATATCATCATCACCGTCGACAACGGCATTGCCAGCATCGACGGCGTGCTGGAAGCGAAGCGGCGCGGCATCGACGTTGTCGTCACCGACCACCACCTTCCCGGCGATACACTGCCGGAAGCGCGCGTGATCGTCAATCCGAACCAGCCCGAATGCGGCTTTCCCAGCAAGCACCTGGCCGGTGTTGGCGTGGTGTTCTACGTGCTGCTCGCACTGCGCGCCGAACTGCGCAAACGCGGCGTATTCGATGCCCAGACCCAGCCCAAGCTGGACAGCCTGCTCGACCTGGTCGCCCTGGGCACCGTGGCCGACGTGGTACGGCTCGACTCGAACAACCGCATTCTGGTGGCGCAGGGTCTCAAGCGCATGCGCGCGGGCCGCATGCACCCCGGCGTGGCCGCGCTGTTCCGCGTGGCCGGACGCGAAGCACGCAGCGCCTCGCCGTTCGACCTGGGGTTTGCGCTCGGTCCGCGCCTCAATGCCGCCGGGCGCCTGGAAGACATGTCGCTCGGGATCGAGTGCCTGGTCACCGACGACGACGGACGCGCCTGGGCCATCGCGCAGCAGCTCAACGAAATCAACCTGAAGCGCCGCGAAATCGAGGCCGACATGCAGGATACGGCCCTGCTGCACCTCGACGCCTACGAGCCGGCCGACAGCAACACGATCAGCGTGTTCGACGAATCCTGGCACCAGGGCGTCATTGGCATTGTCGCCTCGCGCCTGAAAGAAAAATTCTTTCGCCCGACGATCACCTTCGCGCCGGGTGCGGAAGGCTGGATCAAGGGCTCGGGACGGTCGATTCCGGGCTTTCACCTGCGCGACGCGCTCGACCTGGTATCGAAGCGCGCACCAAGCCTGATCGATAAATTCGGCGGCCATGCCATGGCGGCCGGGCTGACCATTCGCGCCGATGCGTTCGAGGCCTTTTCCGCGGCGTTCGAGGAAGTCGGGCGCGCCTGGCTCAACACGCAGCAGCTCGAACGCATCATCGAAACCGACGGTCCGCTGGAAGACGCCTACTACACGACCGAATTCATCGGCCTGATGGATGGTCAGGTGTGGGGCCAGGGCTTTGCGCCGCCGGTGTTTTGCGATGAGTTCCGGGTGGTCAGCCAGCGCATTTTGAAAG of the Massilia violaceinigra genome contains:
- a CDS encoding DUF3060 domain-containing protein; this translates as MLFNTSFVRAVGVVFAAGVSLHSAAMAQEKGVGAISVTREAIEVSGNGHQRTFPCNGRKAVVEGSDHVITFTGVCASLDVSGGNNSVTVQLAPQGSLTVAGADHKVRWRSTGEPAQDLSGANNQVVKLPVKR
- a CDS encoding DUF3060 domain-containing protein; amino-acid sequence: MSLRVLITLGMAAVAAFGAAGAAVADEDSVGAVASGKDKVQVSGNGHQRAFPCDGRRAVIEGTDNVITFSGVCSALEVSGSGNSVTIQLAPKAPLTVEGVNNSVRWQSTAEPKKNISGVNNRVVKVPAGG
- the recJ gene encoding single-stranded-DNA-specific exonuclease RecJ, with translation MTRITTRPCSFRTSEMLRQTGVHPVLARLYAARGLTDARELSSELGSLMAPAGLLHIDAAAVFLADAIKAAKKMTIVADYDCDGATACAVALRGLRAMGATVDYIVPNRFEYGYGLTPEIVELTAREKAPDIIITVDNGIASIDGVLEAKRRGIDVVVTDHHLPGDTLPEARVIVNPNQPECGFPSKHLAGVGVVFYVLLALRAELRKRGVFDAQTQPKLDSLLDLVALGTVADVVRLDSNNRILVAQGLKRMRAGRMHPGVAALFRVAGREARSASPFDLGFALGPRLNAAGRLEDMSLGIECLVTDDDGRAWAIAQQLNEINLKRREIEADMQDTALLHLDAYEPADSNTISVFDESWHQGVIGIVASRLKEKFFRPTITFAPGAEGWIKGSGRSIPGFHLRDALDLVSKRAPSLIDKFGGHAMAAGLTIRADAFEAFSAAFEEVGRAWLNTQQLERIIETDGPLEDAYYTTEFIGLMDGQVWGQGFAPPVFCDEFRVVSQRILKERHLKLQLERNGQRYDAIWFGHTASVGERARVAFRLDANEYNGVTRVQLLVEHAEPA
- a CDS encoding ferritin-like domain-containing protein — protein: MSNIQTEIQTEHVGMNRTGIQMSPIDSKAMQDIEPALMDSDGVDEMALAELRSEYIANADALGSVPLPGTITGAVTMGVSMLKGESPQILLDKLGERLAYERTGTRLYDALITKCEVMLAGEISMTIEDLEQIRADEARHFLMLADAIESLGGDPTSQTPSADLVGVESLGLVQVLNDPRTSIAQSLHAIVTAELSDKAGWETLVALADEHELSDMVDRFTQALNEEREHLALTQTWYEEAIGLTYGDVEVDELPAQSQSQLQSPPPP